One uncultured Gellertiella sp. genomic window carries:
- a CDS encoding GNAT family N-acetyltransferase produces MSMEQAQTEADIKDASPAFASAVPVLGRIGSLETRLALNSFEIDAAQRVRYQVFVEEMKAVLSPDAMRRKRDTDAWDSVCDHLLVLDRSLEGDTEDQIVGTYRILRQDVATKRGGFYSASEFEIDALVARHPDKKFMELGRSCVLPAYRTRRTVELLWQGNWAYALKYGIGTMFGCASFPGTVPEEHALALTFLHQSVLARGEWAVNARAELHRPMDMMPAEAINPRKALAAMPPLIKGYLRLGAMVGEGAVVDQAFNTTDVLIVLPITSISDRYISHYGADAGRFSA; encoded by the coding sequence ATGAGCATGGAACAGGCGCAGACGGAAGCCGACATCAAGGATGCAAGCCCGGCCTTTGCGTCAGCGGTGCCGGTACTCGGGCGGATCGGATCGCTCGAAACCCGGCTGGCCCTCAACAGTTTCGAAATCGATGCGGCGCAGCGGGTGCGGTATCAGGTCTTCGTCGAGGAGATGAAGGCGGTTCTTTCCCCCGATGCGATGCGGCGCAAGCGTGATACCGATGCCTGGGATTCGGTCTGCGACCACCTGCTGGTGCTGGACCGCTCGCTGGAAGGCGATACGGAAGACCAGATCGTCGGCACCTACCGGATCCTGCGGCAGGACGTGGCGACGAAGCGCGGCGGCTTCTACTCGGCCTCGGAATTCGAGATCGATGCGCTGGTTGCCCGCCATCCCGACAAGAAATTCATGGAACTCGGACGCTCCTGCGTGCTGCCTGCCTATCGCACAAGGCGCACGGTGGAATTGCTCTGGCAGGGCAACTGGGCCTATGCGCTGAAATACGGCATCGGCACCATGTTCGGCTGCGCCTCGTTTCCCGGCACCGTGCCGGAAGAACATGCGCTGGCGCTGACCTTCCTCCATCAGTCGGTGCTGGCGCGCGGCGAATGGGCGGTCAATGCCCGTGCCGAACTCCATCGCCCGATGGACATGATGCCCGCGGAGGCGATCAACCCCCGCAAGGCGCTCGCTGCCATGCCGCCGCTGATCAAGGGCTATCTGCGGCTCGGCGCTATGGTGGGCGAGGGCGCGGTGGTCGATCAGGCCTTCAACACCACCGACGTGCTGATCGTCCTGCCGATCACCTCGATTTCCGACCGCTATATCAGCCATTATGGCGCGGATGCGGGCCGGTTCTCCGCCTGA
- a CDS encoding NADP-dependent malic enzyme, with amino-acid sequence MTEKTGPIKATVTEQEALDFHSRGRPGKLEINPTKPMATQRDLSLAYSPGVAVPVKAIAADPATAYDYTTRGNMVAVISNGTAILGLGNLGALASKPVMEGKAVLFKRFADVDSIDLEVDTENVDEFINCVRYLGPSFGGINLEDIKAPDCFIIEQRLRELMDIPVFHDDQHGTAIIAAAGLINALELTGRDFRTTKLVCNGAGAAAIACIELIKAMGFTPENITLCDTKGVIYQGRTEGMNQWKSAHAVRTENRTLAEAMKGADVVFGLSQKGAFSDQMIRSMADRPIIFAMANPDPEITPELVAEIRDDAIMATGRSDYPNQVNNVLGFPYIFRGALDVRASTINDAMKIAAVRALASLAREDVPDDVAAAYQGNRPRFGPRYIIPVPFDPRLISAIPVAVAEAAMESGVARKPIADLAAYASELSARRDPIASTLQRLYERVRQSPKRVVFAEAEEEQVMRAAISYANQGLGTAILLGRDEPVHATAAKHGIDLNRPGIEVVNARISDRVEAYTDYLYARLQRKGYLYRDCQRLVKTDRNHFAACMVALGDADGMVTGTTRNYSTAFEDIRRCIDPKPGHRVIGVSLALTRGRTVFVADTAVHDMPSAEELADIAEEAARTARRMGYEPRVAMLAYSTFGHPTGERSERVREAVKILDRRHVDFEYDGEMGADIALNGERMEQYPFCRLSGTANVLVMPAIHSAAISTRMLQELGGSTVIGPLLVGLDKSVQITQMGAKDSDIVNMAAIAAYNAGT; translated from the coding sequence GTGACCGAGAAAACTGGCCCGATCAAAGCCACCGTCACCGAGCAGGAGGCGCTCGATTTCCACTCAAGGGGCCGCCCCGGCAAGCTCGAGATCAATCCGACCAAGCCGATGGCGACGCAACGCGACCTGTCGCTGGCCTATTCGCCGGGGGTTGCCGTGCCGGTCAAGGCCATCGCCGCCGATCCCGCGACCGCCTATGATTACACGACGCGCGGCAACATGGTGGCGGTGATCTCCAACGGCACCGCCATTCTCGGCCTTGGCAATCTTGGCGCACTCGCCTCCAAGCCGGTGATGGAAGGCAAGGCGGTGCTGTTCAAGCGATTTGCCGATGTCGACAGCATCGATCTCGAGGTCGACACGGAAAATGTCGACGAATTCATCAATTGCGTGCGCTATCTCGGGCCTTCCTTCGGCGGCATCAATCTCGAGGACATCAAGGCGCCCGACTGTTTCATCATCGAGCAGCGGCTGCGCGAGCTGATGGACATTCCCGTCTTCCACGACGACCAGCACGGCACGGCGATCATTGCGGCAGCCGGGCTGATCAATGCACTGGAGCTGACAGGCCGCGACTTCAGGACGACGAAACTCGTCTGCAACGGGGCGGGTGCTGCGGCGATTGCCTGCATCGAACTGATCAAGGCCATGGGCTTTACGCCGGAAAACATCACGCTCTGCGACACCAAGGGCGTCATCTACCAGGGCCGCACCGAAGGCATGAACCAGTGGAAATCCGCCCATGCGGTCAGGACCGAAAACCGGACGCTGGCCGAGGCGATGAAAGGGGCGGACGTGGTGTTCGGCCTGTCGCAGAAGGGGGCCTTTTCCGATCAGATGATCCGCTCTATGGCAGACCGTCCGATCATCTTTGCAATGGCCAATCCGGACCCGGAAATCACGCCGGAACTGGTGGCGGAGATCCGCGACGACGCGATCATGGCAACCGGCCGCTCGGACTATCCGAACCAGGTCAACAATGTGCTGGGTTTTCCCTACATCTTCCGTGGGGCGCTCGACGTGCGCGCCTCGACCATCAATGACGCGATGAAGATTGCCGCTGTCCGGGCGCTCGCCTCGCTGGCACGCGAGGACGTGCCCGACGACGTGGCCGCCGCCTATCAGGGCAACCGCCCGCGCTTCGGACCGCGCTACATCATCCCGGTGCCCTTCGATCCCCGGCTGATTTCCGCAATTCCGGTGGCCGTGGCGGAGGCGGCGATGGAATCGGGCGTGGCCCGCAAGCCGATTGCCGATCTTGCCGCCTATGCCAGCGAGCTTTCCGCCCGCCGCGATCCGATTGCCTCGACCCTCCAGCGCCTCTACGAACGGGTGCGCCAATCTCCAAAACGGGTGGTGTTTGCCGAGGCGGAGGAAGAGCAGGTGATGCGCGCGGCGATTTCCTATGCCAACCAGGGGCTCGGGACAGCCATCCTGCTCGGTCGCGACGAACCGGTGCATGCCACCGCCGCCAAGCACGGCATCGACCTCAACCGGCCCGGCATCGAGGTGGTGAACGCCCGCATCTCCGACCGGGTCGAGGCCTATACGGATTATCTCTATGCCCGCCTGCAGCGGAAGGGCTATCTCTACCGCGACTGCCAGCGGCTGGTGAAAACCGACCGCAACCATTTTGCCGCCTGCATGGTGGCGCTGGGCGACGCCGACGGGATGGTGACCGGCACGACCCGCAACTATTCCACCGCCTTCGAGGATATCCGCCGCTGCATCGATCCCAAGCCCGGCCACCGGGTGATCGGCGTGTCGCTGGCACTGACGCGCGGGCGCACCGTCTTTGTTGCCGATACCGCGGTGCATGACATGCCCTCTGCCGAGGAACTGGCCGATATTGCCGAGGAAGCGGCCCGCACCGCGCGGCGGATGGGCTACGAGCCGCGCGTCGCCATGCTCGCCTATTCCACCTTCGGCCACCCGACCGGCGAGCGGTCCGAACGGGTGCGCGAAGCGGTCAAGATCCTCGACCGCCGCCACGTGGATTTCGAGTATGACGGCGAGATGGGGGCGGATATCGCGCTCAACGGCGAGCGGATGGAGCAATATCCGTTCTGCCGCCTGTCGGGCACCGCCAATGTGCTGGTGATGCCCGCCATTCATTCGGCGGCGATTTCGACGCGGATGCTGCAGGAACTCGGCGGCTCCACCGTCATCGGTCCGCTGCTGGTCGGTCTCGACAAATCCGTACAGATCACCCAGATGGGCGCAAAAGACAGCGACATCGTCAATATGGCGGCAATCGCCGCCTATAATGCCGGGACCTGA